In Lentimicrobiaceae bacterium, one DNA window encodes the following:
- a CDS encoding pitrilysin family protein, translated as MKKQIYISILGLIIMTLSYQNIFSQNTSLDRSVMPTPSTAKKIELAEPKTFTLDNGLQVFVIENHKIPQITYSLILDYNSPIEGDKAGLSTIYGDMLRTGTKSRTKDQIDEELDMIGSRLSTSQSSIYASCLTKHNDKLLDIMTDIIINPNFIQPELDKLKVQHKSYLQTQKDEPASILRLVSNKVVYGENYPYGENTTEASIDNINVEDVDAYHKTYCRPNISYLAVVGDVVFDEIRPIIEKHFAGWTSAKVPENNYDIPKAPATTQVVMVNRNNAVQSNIGVCYPVELKPNSPDAIAADITNTILGGGTFRLFNNLREKHGWTYGAYSSLRARKTIGLFNATTQVRNMVTDSAVNEIVYEMNRIKTELVPDDELNLVKNYLMGSFGRSLENPRTVANMAVNTIRYDLPKDYYSTYLQRIEEIDANDVMKAANKYIKPENAYIVVVGSADENAEKLSRFSKSPIKYYNSEGEPIDTYKVTLEPVAEGITVQTVFDNYIDKIGGAKKIKKVKTFVRKAEVTVQGMTMNVDTYIKTPEMFFMQMSLQGMVASKMIYNNGKGVNIIPMQGDTKIPVEQDKIDGYRLSSFIFLEADYKKTDYSFNLLGVETLKDNSKAYKIEVRNNEKVIETLYYDVATGLKTMESTTDGDVFYSDYKEVDGIMFPHTISQKVQGMDLNISTKEIIINQKINNSLFEIE; from the coding sequence ATGAAAAAGCAAATTTATATATCAATTTTAGGTCTGATAATTATGACATTATCTTATCAAAACATTTTTTCACAAAACACAAGTCTTGACAGAAGTGTGATGCCTACTCCGTCGACTGCAAAGAAAATAGAATTGGCTGAACCTAAAACTTTCACTCTTGATAACGGCTTACAGGTTTTTGTCATCGAAAATCACAAAATTCCCCAAATCACTTATTCGCTAATATTAGACTACAACTCACCTATTGAAGGAGACAAAGCCGGTTTGTCAACTATTTACGGCGACATGCTTCGTACAGGCACTAAAAGCAGAACAAAAGACCAAATAGACGAAGAACTTGATATGATTGGTTCACGACTTAGTACAAGTCAGTCGTCGATTTACGCTTCTTGCTTGACCAAACATAATGATAAACTGTTGGATATAATGACGGATATTATTATCAATCCTAATTTCATTCAACCCGAATTAGACAAACTAAAAGTCCAACATAAATCGTATTTGCAAACACAGAAAGACGAACCTGCTTCTATTTTACGATTGGTTAGCAACAAGGTTGTATACGGCGAAAACTATCCTTACGGTGAAAACACTACCGAAGCAAGTATTGACAATATTAACGTGGAAGATGTAGATGCTTATCATAAAACCTATTGTCGCCCTAATATTTCGTATTTGGCAGTTGTTGGCGATGTTGTTTTTGACGAAATTAGACCAATTATTGAGAAACACTTTGCAGGTTGGACCTCGGCTAAAGTTCCGGAAAACAATTACGATATTCCAAAAGCTCCTGCAACAACACAAGTTGTGATGGTAAACCGTAACAATGCTGTACAATCTAACATAGGTGTTTGCTATCCTGTTGAGCTAAAACCTAATTCTCCCGATGCAATAGCTGCTGACATAACCAATACAATATTAGGTGGTGGTACTTTCAGACTATTTAATAATTTGCGTGAAAAACACGGTTGGACTTACGGTGCGTACTCAAGTCTTAGAGCCAGAAAAACAATAGGTTTATTCAATGCTACAACTCAGGTTAGAAACATGGTTACAGACAGCGCGGTAAATGAAATTGTTTACGAAATGAACAGAATTAAAACCGAACTTGTACCCGATGATGAGCTTAACTTGGTTAAAAATTATTTAATGGGTTCGTTCGGAAGATCGCTTGAAAATCCTAGGACAGTTGCAAATATGGCTGTCAACACAATACGCTACGATTTACCAAAAGATTATTATAGCACTTATCTGCAACGCATTGAAGAAATTGATGCCAACGATGTAATGAAAGCTGCAAACAAATATATAAAACCCGAAAACGCTTACATTGTTGTTGTTGGTAGCGCCGATGAAAACGCTGAAAAATTAAGCAGATTTTCAAAATCTCCTATAAAATATTACAACTCCGAAGGCGAACCTATTGATACTTACAAAGTTACTTTAGAGCCAGTTGCTGAAGGCATTACTGTTCAAACTGTTTTTGATAATTACATAGACAAAATCGGCGGTGCCAAAAAAATTAAAAAAGTCAAGACTTTTGTAAGAAAAGCCGAAGTTACTGTACAAGGCATGACTATGAACGTTGATACATACATTAAAACTCCTGAAATGTTTTTCATGCAGATGTCTTTACAAGGAATGGTAGCTTCAAAAATGATATACAACAATGGTAAGGGCGTTAATATTATCCCTATGCAGGGAGATACAAAAATTCCGGTTGAACAAGATAAAATCGATGGATACAGACTTTCGTCGTTTATTTTCCTTGAAGCTGATTATAAGAAAACCGACTACTCGTTCAACCTGCTTGGTGTAGAAACTTTGAAAGATAATTCTAAAGCTTATAAAATTGAAGTTAGAAACAACGAAAAGGTAATTGAAACTCTGTATTACGACGTAGCAACAGGACTAAAAACCATGGAATCAACTACTGACGGCGATGTTTTCTACTCCGACTATAAAGAAGTTGACGGAATTATGTTTCCGCACACTATTTCGCAAAAAGTTCAAGGTATGGACTTGAACATATCAACAAAAGAAATAATTATTAATCAGAAAATTAATAATTCGCTTTTTGAAATTGAATAA
- a CDS encoding PDZ domain-containing protein, translating into MKHKKYKPLIKIVAFIVLSCIVFGSCMSCRIINLGKAIQNEKISYSEGKQKFEFIDNKILINTTIDGKINRDFIFDSGASSIILFTDDETTEHISNCEKLKSFGSHVGAEGVKNKNIMYILETLESNLLKIKNSIVLCINNKSFNFECDPMGIIGSSTFSDNNKILNINMADSTIAVLDSLPDLDNWVKLESKFNKVSNHIVIPVDINGVPTDFYFDTGNNGGAIITDKTYNALKKDKAVYNERNYYGYVAKTATGALIDTVYNAKCDINLNGNYKIDSVNVVSFEKMIVNSLGMEVFKHFNMLIDYKDKNLYIQQISKVQNTDTYDKILGFGVNSSIDEGAIIAHIYKDSKAEKAGLKPGDKIMKINNYKESDFPNCDTKNYVKTILKPTGNEIIVKRDNEEITVTL; encoded by the coding sequence ATGAAACACAAAAAGTATAAACCATTGATTAAGATAGTAGCTTTTATTGTCCTTTCATGTATTGTATTCGGCAGTTGCATGAGTTGTAGAATAATAAATCTTGGGAAGGCGATTCAGAATGAAAAAATAAGCTACAGTGAAGGAAAACAAAAATTTGAGTTCATTGACAACAAAATTCTGATTAACACAACCATTGACGGTAAAATAAATAGAGATTTTATATTTGATTCGGGTGCTTCGTCAATTATACTTTTCACTGATGATGAAACAACAGAACATATTTCTAATTGCGAAAAATTAAAATCATTTGGAAGTCATGTTGGTGCCGAAGGTGTTAAAAATAAAAATATTATGTATATATTAGAAACACTTGAATCTAATTTATTGAAAATTAAAAATAGCATTGTTTTATGTATTAATAATAAAAGTTTTAATTTCGAATGTGATCCTATGGGAATTATTGGTTCTAGCACATTTTCGGACAATAATAAAATTTTAAATATAAATATGGCTGACAGCACGATTGCTGTTTTAGATAGCTTGCCAGATTTAGACAATTGGGTTAAACTTGAATCAAAATTTAATAAAGTCTCTAACCATATTGTTATACCTGTTGATATAAATGGTGTTCCTACAGATTTTTATTTCGATACGGGTAACAACGGTGGAGCTATAATAACTGATAAAACGTACAATGCTCTTAAAAAAGACAAAGCTGTTTATAACGAAAGAAATTACTATGGATATGTGGCTAAAACGGCTACAGGAGCTCTTATTGACACTGTATATAACGCTAAATGTGATATTAATTTAAATGGTAATTACAAAATTGACTCTGTTAATGTAGTTTCTTTCGAGAAAATGATAGTAAACAGCTTAGGTATGGAAGTTTTCAAGCACTTTAATATGCTTATCGATTATAAAGACAAAAATTTATATATACAACAAATTAGTAAAGTCCAAAATACCGATACTTACGACAAAATCTTAGGGTTTGGTGTAAATAGCTCAATTGATGAAGGTGCTATAATCGCGCACATATACAAAGACAGTAAAGCTGAAAAAGCCGGACTGAAACCTGGTGATAAAATTATGAAAATCAACAACTACAAGGAAAGCGATTTTCCAAATTGTGATACTAAAAATTATGTGAAAACCATTTTAAAACCCACAGGTAACGAAATTATAGTAAAACGTGATAACGAAGAAATTACAGTAACACTGTAG
- a CDS encoding pitrilysin family protein produces the protein MNKLTTLFLTIVMAIPLMSSGSTNRINFIEYDLPNGLHVILHQDNSTPIVNVSILYHVGSKNEIEGRSGFAHFFEHLMFEGSENIARGDYFKITMNAGGELNAYTSQDKTYYYEILPSNQLELGLWLESERLLHLRIDTIGLETQRAVVKEERSQRYDNQPYGSILEKTMANAYTVHPYRWTTIGNPVDINEATLDEFIDFHSMYYVPNNATLTIAGDIDIEETKKLIEKYFGDIPRGTKPIYRPNVVEPQQTAEVREIVYDNIQLPAVVMSYHIPEQGSEDFYALSMLTTLLSSGQSSRFNKSIVNDQQLALQCVSFPMPTEDPGLYMILGIVNMGVEPDVLEKAIEAEIEKVQKDIVSDREFTKLRNKIENDFVTRNSTMEGIAENLSNYHVFFGDANLINTELDRYMKVTPEDMKRVANKYLIPENRVVLTYLPKQSKKEE, from the coding sequence ATGAACAAACTAACAACATTATTTTTAACAATAGTTATGGCTATTCCTTTAATGAGTAGTGGCAGCACTAATAGAATAAATTTTATAGAGTACGACCTGCCAAACGGTTTACACGTAATTTTACATCAAGATAACAGCACTCCAATAGTGAATGTTTCTATTTTGTACCATGTTGGTTCTAAAAACGAAATAGAAGGCAGAAGCGGCTTTGCCCACTTTTTCGAACACCTAATGTTTGAAGGTTCCGAAAATATTGCTCGTGGCGATTATTTTAAAATAACCATGAATGCCGGCGGCGAGCTAAACGCTTACACTTCGCAAGACAAGACTTATTATTACGAAATATTACCTTCAAATCAGTTGGAACTTGGTTTGTGGTTGGAATCGGAACGCTTGTTACACTTGCGTATAGATACCATTGGACTTGAAACTCAAAGAGCTGTTGTAAAAGAAGAAAGAAGTCAAAGATATGACAATCAGCCTTACGGTTCAATCTTGGAAAAAACTATGGCTAACGCATACACAGTTCACCCGTACCGTTGGACTACCATTGGCAATCCCGTTGATATTAACGAAGCTACACTTGACGAATTTATTGATTTTCACAGCATGTACTACGTGCCAAATAACGCTACTCTCACTATAGCAGGCGATATAGATATTGAAGAGACAAAAAAATTAATCGAAAAGTATTTCGGCGATATTCCGCGAGGCACTAAACCTATATATCGCCCAAATGTTGTTGAACCCCAGCAAACAGCCGAAGTTAGAGAAATTGTTTACGATAATATTCAGTTGCCGGCTGTTGTAATGTCGTATCATATTCCGGAGCAAGGTTCCGAAGATTTTTACGCTTTGTCAATGCTGACAACACTTTTGTCGTCGGGTCAAAGTTCAAGATTTAATAAATCTATAGTCAACGACCAACAACTTGCACTGCAATGTGTTTCCTTCCCTATGCCTACCGAAGACCCGGGATTGTACATGATATTAGGAATCGTTAATATGGGCGTTGAGCCTGATGTTTTGGAAAAAGCTATAGAAGCCGAAATTGAAAAGGTACAAAAGGATATTGTATCCGATAGAGAATTTACCAAATTAAGAAACAAAATTGAAAACGATTTTGTTACCCGCAACTCTACTATGGAAGGAATTGCCGAAAATTTGAGCAATTACCACGTATTCTTTGGCGATGCTAATTTAATTAATACTGAGTTGGATAGATACATGAAAGTTACTCCCGAAGATATGAAGAGAGTTGCTAATAAGTACTTAATACCTGAAAACAGAGTAGTACTTACTTATCTTCCTAAACAAAGCAAAAAAGAAGAATAA